The DNA segment CGGTCACCGTCGTCATCGCCCTGCTCGGCCTGTTCATCCTGCGCATCAACTTCTTCAACGGCCTCGCTGTCGCGGCTGCCGTGACGGTGTTCATGGTCATGCTCGGTGCCTTGTGGTTGCTGCCGGCCTTCCTGTCACTGGTCGGGCACCGTGCCTTCGGCGTGCGGATGCCGTGGGTGTCGAAGCTGGCGCCGCACGTCGCCCCGCCCATGAAGGGCGACAAGCACCCCGGCATCCTCGCCGCGTTCCGCGCCGTGGGGATCGGCGTTCGCTGGTTCTTCTGGATCCTGTTCTTCCCGATCTCGCTCATCGGGCTCGCCTGGCACAAGCTCACCAGTGGACGTGCCCACGAGCACGGCAACGCCTTCGCCCGGCACGGCAACCGGCTGCAGCGGCACCCGTGGCTGATCGGCGGTTCGGCGTTCATCGTCATGATGCTGTTCGCCATCCCGGCGTTCTCGATCCGGCAGGGCTTCGCCGATGACAGCGGTGCCCCGGTCGGCAGCCCGGCCAAGATCGGCTACGACCTGCTCAGCGAGGGCTTCGGCCCGGGCAGCAACGGGCCGTTCTTCGTCGCGGCGCAGCTGCCGGCACCCGGCCAGGCCGCGGGGGTACCGGCACTGGTGCAGGCACTCGCCTCGGCTCCCGACGTGGCTCAGGCCGTGGCAATCCCGAACTTCACCGATCCGGGCGCCGACGTGGTGTCGATCATCGTCGTGCCGAAGTCGGCGCCACAGGACGAGGCCACGTCGGATCTGCTCTCGACTCTGCGCTCCGACGTGATCCCGCAGGCGACGGCGTCGTCGGGGATCAAGGCCTATGTCGGTGGGACCCAGGCGATCACGCAGGACTTCACCACCGTCCTCGTCGAGAAGCTGCCGCTGTTCCTCGCGGTCGTCGTCGGTCTGGGCTTCCTCGTGCTCGTCGTCCTGTTCCGGTCTCTGGTTGTCCCGCTCACCGCGGTTCTGACCAGCCTGCTCTCGCTCGGGGCGGCGATCGGGATCACCGTCGCCGTGTTCCAGTGGGGCTGGCTGACCAGCGTGTTCGGTGTGACCGCGACCGGGCCGATCTTCCCGTTCCTGCCGATCATGTTGTTCGCGATCCTGTTCGGCCTCTCGATGGACTACCAGGTGTTCCTGGTGACCCGGATGCAGGAGGAGTGGCTGCATCGGGGCGACAACCGGGCCGCCGTTCGACGTGGCCTGGCCGGTTCCGGTCGGGTCGTGGCGATCGCGGCGGCGATCATGGGCTCGGTGTTCGCCGCGTTCATTCCGACGAACGTGACGTTCATCAAACTGTTCGGCGTGGCCCTGGCCTCCGCCGTGCTCCTCGACGCGTTCGTCGTCCGGCTCATCATCGTGCCGTCGCTGATGACCGTGCTCGGCCGGGTGAACTGGTGGCTGCCCGGCTGGCTGGACAAGATCATTCCGCATGTCTCGGTGGAGTCCGAGGAGGACTACGAGGCCGAGGCGGCGGCGATCGAGGATGTTCCGGAGGACGAGCTGGAAAGTGCCGGCGAGCGGTAGCGGCGCCGGCGCGCCGTAGCCTGTGACGGTGACACGCACCTACGAGGTCCGCACGTTCGGTTGCCAGATGAACGTGCACGACTCCGAACGCCTCTCGGGCCTGCTCGAGGACGCTGGCTACACCTCAGCTGCACCCGGGTCGACGCCGGATGTCCTGGTCCTCAACACCTGTGCGGTCCGGGAGAACGCCGACAACCGGCTCTACGGTAACCTCGGCCAGCTCCTGCCGGTCAAGGCCGGCCATCCGGGGATGCAGATCGCCGTCGGTGGTTGCCTCGCGCAGAAGGACCGCGGCGAGATCACCCGGCGGGCACCCTGGGTCGACGTCGTCTTCGGCACGCACAACCTCGGTTCGCTTCCGGTGCTGTTGGAACGCGCCAGGATCGCCGAAGAAGCGCAGGTCGAGATTCTGGAGCACCTGCAGGAGTTTCCCTCGACGCTGCCGACCCGGCGGGAGTCGCCGTACGCCGCCTGGGTCGCGATCTCGGTGGGCTGCAACAACACCTGCACGTTCTGCATCGTGCCGTCGCTGCGTGGGACGGAGAAGGACCGCCGTCCCGGCGATGTCCTCGCCGAGGTCGAAGCGCTGGTGGCCGAAGGGGTTCTGGAAGTCACCCTGCTGGGGCAGAACGTCAACGCGTACGGCGTGGAGTTCGGCGACCGCGGCGCGTTCGCCGACTTGTTGCGAGCCTGCGGGGACGTCGAAGGACTCGAGCGGGTCCGCTTCACCAGCCCACATCCACGCGACTTCACCGATGACGTCATCGATGCCATGGCGAACACCCCGAACGTCATGCCGCAGTTGCACATGCCGCTGCAGTCCGGCTCGGACGCCGTGCTGGCCCGCATGCGCCGCTCTTACCGGCAGGAGCGCTACCTCGGCATCGTCGAACGGGTACGTGAGGCGATTCCGCAGGCCGCCATCACCACCGACATCATCGTCGGGTTCCCGGGGGAGACCGAGGCCGACTTCGCCGAGACGCTCGCCGTCGTCCGGGCGGCCCGATTCGCCAGCGCCTTCACCTTCCAGTACTCCCCGCGTCCCGGGACGCCCGCGGCCACCATGCCGGACCAGGTGCCGGCCGAGGTCGTGGCGGAGCGCTATCAGCGGCTGGTGGCCATCGTCGAAGACGTCGCCTGGGCGGAGAACCGCGCCCTGCAGGGCGAGATCGTCGAGGTGCTGCTGGCCGAAGGGGAGGGGCGCAAGGACGCCGCCACCCGACGGCTGTCGGGGCGGGCGCGTGACAACCGGTTGGTCCACGTCGCCGTCCCGAGCGACGGGCAGCCGCGGCCCGGTGATCTGGTCACCGCGCGCGTCACGTACGCCGCGCCGCATCATCTGGTCGCCGATGAGGTGCTGGGTGTCCGCGCGACCCGGGCCGGCGACGCCTGGCAGTCGCGTGCCGCAGCGCCGCCGGACGTCGCGCCATCGCCCACGAGGGTTGCGCTCGGCATGCCGCAGGTCAGGCCGGCCGGCGCGACAGCCGATTCCGCCGTGGCCCTCGCCTGACCACCTGCGGGCGGCGGCAGGGCGGGCTCTAAGGTCGTCGCCATGATCGACGCGGTGGTGTTCCTTCCCACGGCGCCGATCGTCGTGCCGGAGATCGCCGGCGCTGCCGCCCCCGAACTGGACCATCTCCGGGCGGCGGCCGACGAGACGTTGGCCGGGGTCCTCGGCCCAGCTGCTCCCGATCGAGTGATCCTGCTGGCCGTCGCACCGCAGCCGTGGGACGTCACCGACACCACCAACCCCGCCGCGGGTGACTTCGCGGACCTGGGTCTCAACATCGACCTCACCGTTGAGGTCAACCACGGCGCCGCGGCTATGAATGCCGATTGGCTGGTCCCACTGGGGCTACGGCTCGGCGCCTGGCAGCTGCAGCGGGTGGGGTGGTCCGGCGCGGTGCGAGCAGTCGCGGTCGCGGCCACCGCGACGGATGCGGAGCTCGACGCGACGGGGTCGGCGCTGGCCACCGACCCCGGCGAGCGCGTGGTGCTGGTGGTGATGGGAGACGGTTCCGCTCGACGCGGAGTCGCGGCGCCCGGCTATCTCGATCCCCGGGCGGAGGCCTACGACAAGGAGTGGCTCGAGTCGATCCGCGACGGCGATCCGGCCGCTCTGGCCGACCTCGACCGCGACGTCGCTGCTGAACTGCTGGTCGGTGGGGCGCCTGCCTGGCGCGCCGCAGCGGCCGCGACCGCGCAGGCGGACTGGGACGCCCATGTCGCCGTCGAGGAAGCTCGGTACGGCGTGGCCATGGTGGTCGGCAGCTGGCGACGGGTGCCCGACACGGTGTCCCCGCGCCCGGCGGCCGCCCCCGGGCGCGAGGACCGGGAGCGGCCGTTGCGGCGCGGCTGACGCCCGGCCGGCGTCAGACCGACGGGTCAGCCGGCGGGGTCTTG comes from the Actinomycetota bacterium genome and includes:
- the miaB gene encoding tRNA (N6-isopentenyl adenosine(37)-C2)-methylthiotransferase MiaB, producing MTVTRTYEVRTFGCQMNVHDSERLSGLLEDAGYTSAAPGSTPDVLVLNTCAVRENADNRLYGNLGQLLPVKAGHPGMQIAVGGCLAQKDRGEITRRAPWVDVVFGTHNLGSLPVLLERARIAEEAQVEILEHLQEFPSTLPTRRESPYAAWVAISVGCNNTCTFCIVPSLRGTEKDRRPGDVLAEVEALVAEGVLEVTLLGQNVNAYGVEFGDRGAFADLLRACGDVEGLERVRFTSPHPRDFTDDVIDAMANTPNVMPQLHMPLQSGSDAVLARMRRSYRQERYLGIVERVREAIPQAAITTDIIVGFPGETEADFAETLAVVRAARFASAFTFQYSPRPGTPAATMPDQVPAEVVAERYQRLVAIVEDVAWAENRALQGEIVEVLLAEGEGRKDAATRRLSGRARDNRLVHVAVPSDGQPRPGDLVTARVTYAAPHHLVADEVLGVRATRAGDAWQSRAAAPPDVAPSPTRVALGMPQVRPAGATADSAVALA
- a CDS encoding MMPL family transporter, which codes for MGGLSRWAVLHPKSAILGWFVLMVVVFVGGGAAAGTLNDSFNLPDTESTTAQTLLESNGTSQAAFGNTAKVVFSPSTGTVTDPAVVQRVTTLANEIAAVPSVECVQNPLGQNVGAKCAADSGVPDLSKLTPAQQAEAAKALAVFSPISPDKSVGYLTVDFAGAAEDVPVDDATKVLNLVKAANGSTVGNATLTVGANGDVLTFAGQEPPSSELIGILVALIILLFAFGSVVGAILPILSATISLSLGLVLVNVAARWLDVATFAPILASMIGLGVGIDYSLFVINRFRQALDVGRTSREAALEAVRTAGRAVQFAAVTVVIALLGLFILRINFFNGLAVAAAVTVFMVMLGALWLLPAFLSLVGHRAFGVRMPWVSKLAPHVAPPMKGDKHPGILAAFRAVGIGVRWFFWILFFPISLIGLAWHKLTSGRAHEHGNAFARHGNRLQRHPWLIGGSAFIVMMLFAIPAFSIRQGFADDSGAPVGSPAKIGYDLLSEGFGPGSNGPFFVAAQLPAPGQAAGVPALVQALASAPDVAQAVAIPNFTDPGADVVSIIVVPKSAPQDEATSDLLSTLRSDVIPQATASSGIKAYVGGTQAITQDFTTVLVEKLPLFLAVVVGLGFLVLVVLFRSLVVPLTAVLTSLLSLGAAIGITVAVFQWGWLTSVFGVTATGPIFPFLPIMLFAILFGLSMDYQVFLVTRMQEEWLHRGDNRAAVRRGLAGSGRVVAIAAAIMGSVFAAFIPTNVTFIKLFGVALASAVLLDAFVVRLIIVPSLMTVLGRVNWWLPGWLDKIIPHVSVESEEDYEAEAAAIEDVPEDELESAGER